From the Polaribacter huanghezhanensis genome, the window TTGAAAAATCCCAACCGTTTCTCCACGTTGAAATAATTCGTATGTTTTTTCATCATCCAACGGAAAATTTTCTGGATCTAATTCAATTCCGTGTTTTGCCTTTACAATTTTTACGGTATGCTTAATTAGGGTTAATGTTTTTAATCCCAAGAAATCCATTTTCAACAAACCTGCACTTTCCACAACCGAGTTATCGAATTGTGTCACATACATGTCAGAATCTTTAGCAAGTGTCACCGGAACAAAATTTGTAATGTCGGATGGTGTAATAATTACACCACAAGCGTGAATTCCGGTATTACGAACAGAGCCTTCTAAAACCCTTGCTTTGTTGATGGTTTCTGCACTTAAATCAGTTCCTTCAGCTAATTTTTTAAGCTCGTTCACCAATTCAATTTCTTCTGAACGCAATTTTTCTTTTAGCTCTTTATCGCCTAATGAAAAGATTTTGCTCAGTTTCATTCCAGGAATTAACTTGGCAATTCTGTCGGCTTCAAAAAGCGGTAAATCTAGTACTCTTGCTGTGTCTCTAATAGAAGATTTTGCAGCCATGGTTCCGTAGGTAATAATTTGCGCAACCTGATTAGATCCATATTTATTGATTACATACTCCATTACTTTTCCACGTCCTTCATCATCAAAATCGATATCGATATCTGGCATCGAAACACGTTCTGGATTTAAGAAACGCTCAAAAAGTAAATCGTATGTAATTGGATCTAAATTGGTAATCCACAAACAATACGCAACAACAGATCCAGCAGCAGAACCACGACCAGGACCAACGGCAACATCCATATTTCTGGCTTCTCTAATAAAATCTTCTACAATTAAAAAATATCCTGGATAACCCGTTTTTTCAATTACAGACAATTCAAAATCTAAACGCTCTCCAATTGCTTCTGTAATTTCTCCGTAGCGTTTTTTTGCACCTTCATAGGTTAAATGGCGTAAGTAATTGTTTTCTCCTCTTTTTCCGCTATCTTCTGCATCTTTTTCATCTTGAAATTCTGTTGGAATATCAAAAGCGGGTAATAAAACATCTCTTGCCAACGTGTAAGGTTCCACTTTATCAACAACTTCTTGAATGTTAGAAATTGCTTCTGGTAAATCTGCAAATAATTGCTTCATTTGTTCAGAAGATTTGAAAAAATATTCATCGTTTGGCAAACCGTAACGATAGCCTCTTCCGCGACCTTTTGGAGTAGCTTGTTTTTCTCCGTCTTTTACACACAATAAAATATCATGCGCATTGGCATCTCCTTTTTCTAAATAAAAAGTGTTGTTGGTAGCAACCGTTTTTATGTGGTGGTTTTTAGAGAATTTTAATAAGGTTTCATTGACTATTTTTTCATCTTCTTGTCCATGACGCATCAATTCGATGTAAAAATCATCTTTAAAAACAGATTTCCACCAAAGCAAGGCTTCTTCTGCTTGTTTTTCTCCGACATTTAAAATTTTACTTGGAATTTCTCCGTATAAATTTCCAGTAAGTACAATAATATCTTCTTTGTATTTTTCTACAATTGCTTTGTCGATTCTAGGAATATAATAGAAGCCATCTACAAATGCGATGGACGACATTTTTGCCAAATTGTGATATCCTTTTTTATTTTTCGCCAACAAAACAACTTGATATCCGTTGTCTTTTTTGCTTTTATCTAAATGATTTTCGCAAATATTAAATTCGCAACCAACAATGGGTTTTAAAATAGTTTCGGTTGGTGTTTCACCTTCAGCCTCTAACTCTTTGTTTTTGGCTTCTGCAGTTTTATTATGATTTAAAATAGCGCTTACAAAATGAAAAGCTGCCATCATATTTCCTGTGTCTGTCAAAGCAATTGCAGACATGTTGTCTTTTGCAGCAGCCTTTACAATGTTGCCAATTTGCATGGTAGATTGTAGTACAGAAAACTGTGTGTGATTGTGTAAATGCGCAAACTGAACACCTTCTAATGAGGCAATATTTTTTGTAGAAACGGCTGTTGTGTCGGCATCTTTTTTTGCCTCAGCACGTTTTCTAATTTTTTCACTTTCTTTTTTTAGGTTGATGTGTTTTAAACCAATTACCTGAATTGGTTTTGGATTTGCTTCTGAGAAATTTTGAAAATAACTTTCATCAACATCTAATTCTTCTTTGGTGAATTCTCGTAAACGAATCAATTCTAAAAAACAACGTGTTGTTGCTTCAACATCGGCAGTTGCGTTATGTGCTTCTGCAAAATCTTGTCCAAATAAATGTCTGTGTAATTCTGTTAACGTTGGCAATTTAAACTTCCCATATCTTCCTCCAGGAAGTTGACACATCAACGCTGTTTTCTCAGTACACGTATCTAAAAGAGGTAGTTTATTTAACTTACTTTCAACCCCTAAACGATGAAATTCACAGCCCATAATATTAAGATCAAAACCAACATTTTGACCAACAATAAATTTTGTTTTTTGCAAGGCTTCATTAAATAACTGTAAACTTTCCGCTAAAGAAATTCCTTGTTCCTGGGCAAGTTCTGTAGAAATTCCGTGAATTCTTTCTGCATCATACGGAATGTTAAATCCGTCAGGTTGAATTAAAAAATCATTATGTTCTAATAAATTTCCGAATTTATCATGCAACTGCCAAGCAATCTGAATGCATCTTGGCCAATTATCTGTATCGGTAATTGGTGCATTCCAGCTTTTAGGCAAACCTGTTGTTTCGGTATCAAAAATTAAGTACATAAATGATTTTAAATTGTATTTTTAGAGACTTTAAAGATACTTTTTTTTGATATTTTTTTAAGTGAAGAAACGGTAATAGTTGTTAACAATTATAGAATCGAATCAAGTGATAAAACTACTATA encodes:
- the dnaE gene encoding DNA polymerase III subunit alpha; translation: MYLIFDTETTGLPKSWNAPITDTDNWPRCIQIAWQLHDKFGNLLEHNDFLIQPDGFNIPYDAERIHGISTELAQEQGISLAESLQLFNEALQKTKFIVGQNVGFDLNIMGCEFHRLGVESKLNKLPLLDTCTEKTALMCQLPGGRYGKFKLPTLTELHRHLFGQDFAEAHNATADVEATTRCFLELIRLREFTKEELDVDESYFQNFSEANPKPIQVIGLKHINLKKESEKIRKRAEAKKDADTTAVSTKNIASLEGVQFAHLHNHTQFSVLQSTMQIGNIVKAAAKDNMSAIALTDTGNMMAAFHFVSAILNHNKTAEAKNKELEAEGETPTETILKPIVGCEFNICENHLDKSKKDNGYQVVLLAKNKKGYHNLAKMSSIAFVDGFYYIPRIDKAIVEKYKEDIIVLTGNLYGEIPSKILNVGEKQAEEALLWWKSVFKDDFYIELMRHGQEDEKIVNETLLKFSKNHHIKTVATNNTFYLEKGDANAHDILLCVKDGEKQATPKGRGRGYRYGLPNDEYFFKSSEQMKQLFADLPEAISNIQEVVDKVEPYTLARDVLLPAFDIPTEFQDEKDAEDSGKRGENNYLRHLTYEGAKKRYGEITEAIGERLDFELSVIEKTGYPGYFLIVEDFIREARNMDVAVGPGRGSAAGSVVAYCLWITNLDPITYDLLFERFLNPERVSMPDIDIDFDDEGRGKVMEYVINKYGSNQVAQIITYGTMAAKSSIRDTARVLDLPLFEADRIAKLIPGMKLSKIFSLGDKELKEKLRSEEIELVNELKKLAEGTDLSAETINKARVLEGSVRNTGIHACGVIITPSDITNFVPVTLAKDSDMYVTQFDNSVVESAGLLKMDFLGLKTLTLIKHTVKIVKAKHGIELDPENFPLDDEKTYELFQRGETVGIFQYESPGMQKHMRALKPTVFADLIAMNALYRPGPMEYIPSFINRKHGTEDIEYDLPAMEEYLAETYGITVYQEQVMLLSQKLADFTKGEADVLRKAMGKKQASVLAKMKPKFIEQASKNGHDAEKLEKIWKDWEAFASYAFNKSHSTCYAWIAYQTAYLKAHYPAEYMASVLSNNMNDIKSVSFFMEECKRSGLTVLGPDVNESYSKFSVNKEGNIRFGMAAIKGVGSLAVKAIIDERKKNGHFVSIFDVAKRVDLRVANKKAFDGLILAGGFDSFKDSHRAQYFAQDEKGQTFIEKALRYGNKYQDGENSSQVSLFGEASDIQLPEPIIPECETWSTMETLGKEKEVVGIYISAHPLDDFKNELTFCNANLSHFKGDLTKYVGMNLSFAGIVTDVQHRVSKAGKGWATFFIEDYYNNNEFRIFGEEYLKFRHFLVPNSFLFVKTVIKAGWANKNTGIVGEPRLQFTEFKLLHDTMDEMCKKITIQIPVEEVTENNITNLQQLLETNPGKQSLYFTIWDKKEKIELSLPSRIPKIKITNELLAKLEKEQVTFKLN